A single Lolium perenne isolate Kyuss_39 chromosome 6, Kyuss_2.0, whole genome shotgun sequence DNA region contains:
- the LOC127307995 gene encoding MADS-box transcription factor 29 isoform X2 yields the protein MGRGKIEIKRIENATNRQVTFSKRRGGLLKKANELAVLCDARVGVVVFSSTGRMFEYSSPACTLRDLIEQYQNTSNSQFEEINHDQQIFVEMTRMRNEMEKLESGIRRYTGDDLASLSLADINDIEQQLEFSVSKVRTRKHQLLNQQLDNLRRKEHILEDQNSFLCRMISENQHGVGGEPKMVGMPPVLSMLTPAFPPTPYYGGEESSSTALQLTSPQLQLQAAEAAGFRLQPTQPNLQDPACSSLHAGHGLHL from the exons ATGGGTCGCGGGAAGATCGAGATCAAGCGGATCGAGAACGCGACGAACAGGCAGGTGACCTTCTCCAAGCGCCGGGGAGGGCTGCTGAAGAAGGCCAACGAGCTGGCCGTGCTCTGCGACGCCCGCGTCGGCGTCGTCGTCTTCTCCAGCACCGGCAGGATGTTCGAGTACTCCAGCCCTGCGTGCAC CTTGAGGGATCTCATTGAGCAGTACCAGAACACCAGCAACAGTCAATTTGAGGAGATTAACCACGATCAG CAAATATTTGTGGAGATGACACGGATGAGGAACGAGATGGAGAAGCTGGAAAGTGGCATCCGGAGGTACACCGGCGACGATCTCGCCTCCCTCTCCCTCGCCGACATCAATGACATAGAGCAGCAGCTTGAGTTCTCCGTCAGCAAAGTTCGCACAAGAAAG CATCAGCTCCTAAACCAGCAGCTTGACAACTTGCGTCGCAAG GAGCATATCTTGGAAGATCAGAACAGTTTCCTGTGCCGCATG ATCAGCGAGAACCAGCATGGCGTGGGCGGTGAGCCGAAGATGGTGGGGATGCCGCCAGTGCTGTCGATGCTGACGCCGGCCTTCCCACCGACGCCCTACTACGGTGGTGAGGAGTCTTCGAGCACGGCGCTGCAGCTGACATCCCCGCAGCTGCAGCTCCAAGCTGCCGAAGCCGCCGGTTTCCGGCTGCAGCCGACGCAGCCCAACCTGCAGGACCCGGCCTGCAGCAGTCTCCACGCCGGCCACGGCCTCCACCTTTG A
- the LOC127307995 gene encoding MADS-box transcription factor 29 isoform X1, whose amino-acid sequence MGRGKIEIKRIENATNRQVTFSKRRGGLLKKANELAVLCDARVGVVVFSSTGRMFEYSSPACTLRDLIEQYQNTSNSQFEEINHDQQIFVEMTRMRNEMEKLESGIRRYTGDDLASLSLADINDIEQQLEFSVSKVRTRKHQLLNQQLDNLRRKEHILEDQNSFLCRMISENQHGVGGEPKMVGMPPVLSMLTPAFPPTPYYGGEESSSTALQLTSPQLQLQAAEAAGFRLQPTQPNLQDPACSSLHAGHGLHLW is encoded by the exons ATGGGTCGCGGGAAGATCGAGATCAAGCGGATCGAGAACGCGACGAACAGGCAGGTGACCTTCTCCAAGCGCCGGGGAGGGCTGCTGAAGAAGGCCAACGAGCTGGCCGTGCTCTGCGACGCCCGCGTCGGCGTCGTCGTCTTCTCCAGCACCGGCAGGATGTTCGAGTACTCCAGCCCTGCGTGCAC CTTGAGGGATCTCATTGAGCAGTACCAGAACACCAGCAACAGTCAATTTGAGGAGATTAACCACGATCAG CAAATATTTGTGGAGATGACACGGATGAGGAACGAGATGGAGAAGCTGGAAAGTGGCATCCGGAGGTACACCGGCGACGATCTCGCCTCCCTCTCCCTCGCCGACATCAATGACATAGAGCAGCAGCTTGAGTTCTCCGTCAGCAAAGTTCGCACAAGAAAG CATCAGCTCCTAAACCAGCAGCTTGACAACTTGCGTCGCAAG GAGCATATCTTGGAAGATCAGAACAGTTTCCTGTGCCGCATG ATCAGCGAGAACCAGCATGGCGTGGGCGGTGAGCCGAAGATGGTGGGGATGCCGCCAGTGCTGTCGATGCTGACGCCGGCCTTCCCACCGACGCCCTACTACGGTGGTGAGGAGTCTTCGAGCACGGCGCTGCAGCTGACATCCCCGCAGCTGCAGCTCCAAGCTGCCGAAGCCGCCGGTTTCCGGCTGCAGCCGACGCAGCCCAACCTGCAGGACCCGGCCTGCAGCAGTCTCCACGCCGGCCACGGCCTCCACCTTTGGTAA